The DNA sequence gcaattgagttaagctcttggaaaaatactagtacaataacacttttgtatattgtctttaactttcgcaaaaagattcattgttgttgcaatactcaattcacccccctcttgagtaattgtgcataggttctacatatGTGAGTTGAATTTATACTGCAACTTTCGTAAccaccttttttttttcagtattctaaatttgaattttaaaattggacatattaaaatttaaaatttaaagtataaaTTTTAACAGTTAGAGTAACGTCCaggtattttaaaaaattgaatgctCATTAATGTGATAGCAAGTTTCTGTATTTGATATTGAATTAAATGTTTTCTGAATTAAATGTAATAAAATCTCGGGATATCTCAATTAATTTCACTCGATTTGTTTCCTGTAATTGTTCCTTTATAAAATCTATAACGGTCAGCCAGTTGTAAATCGTATTTGTTGTCAACCAACCTAACCTTGTCGGCAATACGTTTTACAATTTCAATGGCCACTGCAGAGAATGTCACTGCAGTTGCACCTGATTCGGTCTCAAATTCCAAGTAAATAAATTTACTTTTCATCAATTTCAATATTTACGTGATAGTAAATGTTTCTAATATTTGGTTGCAGGTTTGAAGCTGACCCTTTTATGCGTATAAATGGTGTGAAATTTGTTGCAACAAGTGCAACCCCTACGCAAGATCCGACATCGCCGCAACTGCAGAATGTTTCTATAGATGAGTTATTTCGTGCAATTGAAGTATGTTAGCCATTAGATTATATTAATCCAATaatccaaaggaataaaatcatttaaataagTCTCCACTTCCAACTTGATTAGCCATTAACGTAGACCTTGGTGCTGTTTATTTACAGGACTTAAGGAGAGATGTGAAGGAGCTAGGAGAGCTAAAGAAGTCTATGGAAGAACTAACCAAGGCTTCTGGCAACATAGAGAGATCACTCAAGGTGATGGAGTTTAAGCTGTACCATAATGAAGATAAGTGCAAAGACCATGATGAGTACAACACAAACCTACCTCCCAAAGATTCAGTCAGCAACGTTGATTTTACTCAGCAAAGTGTAGACAAGAACCCAATGATGACACCAGTCGCTGATCCACCATTGAGAAAGAGGTTGAGATGCAGCCCCGCACAACTCGACAATGATGTCACCATTGATATCTCTGATGCCGAAGATGATGCCACTATATCAGATAAGCATGAATCGGGGTTGTCTCGGGCATCACAATCTTCACGACTTGACAGCATTAAAGGAAAGTGCATTGTCAACCCTCAACTTAGAACCAAGGCTAAGTCTACAGCTTTCCTTGCCAGCAATTACTGCAGGACATTGCCGACTAAGGTAATGGAAAATGATTATGCTCACCTATATTCATCATGTGTTCTTTGCCATTCCAAATTGAAAATGATTAGTTAAAGATTCacacatgattttttttattccagGTTCAGACACATGTCTCAACAAATACATAACCACACTATCATGCCATAGAAAGGATGCCTTTCATGCATCAAGCTTATATTCCCCCGAAATCTTGGTCTAACTGTTACTGCAACCATACATTAAATATAAGCTATCTACTTTCATGCACATATTCCTCAATAAAATTCATACAAAAGCTAAGAAGAACAGAGAGTAATGTCAGTATACAAAAGCGCAAGCAACAACCTTTCTGAAGGGTCCTCAAACCGTATTgaaccttcttcacaattaaccCAACTACACTTCTTTTACAATCTTTCATGCTTTAACTAATCATAATAAGACTCTTTTTGCTGAGTTCTGTATCTTACAATTACAGGATCACAAAATCGTCTCTTGTAAGCCGTAACTCAAAATGTACTCATTATTGTAAATATACCAATCTTGTCTCAAATCTCACTTTTTTCATAGCAATTAAGCAAATAACACCAagttcatcataaaaattcatacACAAAGTTCAATTACTCAAGTTTTATTCAAATatcacataataataatttatataatactACATCGAGAACTCTTCACTAAGTTCCATGTCGGCACTTGCATCAGAATCTCCTGCccaaaactcttgttcttcataatcttcttcAAGATCAGATGCCCAAAATTCCTgcaatatcaaataaaatattgatcAATTTCCACTCTTATtaatgaaaattatataattaatatgttGTGGTACGCAAATCATTAAAGTAAGTATTACCATTTCTGCATCTGCATCCAAACCTTCCTCAACATGGTTCCTATTTATACCATAAGAAGTTGCATTGGTCTGCTGCTGAATGTCCTTTGCCAATGGACAAGATTTTTTATTGTGCCCTTCCATGCGACAAATACTACATCGTTGTGGTTTTCGTTTTACCTTCTCATCAGGACGACACTTAGACCTACAATTTTGTGGATTCTTAGGAAAAATACCATCTGAATAATCAGCTTCAGCACCAACTTGCTTTTCTTGTTCATCTTCAATCTTGAAATCTTCGATTAGGCTCATAACAGTATCTCGAACAAGGTAGAATCTCTCCTGCCTTCGACTAGCGACATAGGACAACTGCCGACACCAATCCATCAAGCAACCATATTGACTCAATATTATAGACTCCCAAGTAACGCCACTTGAATCGAAAGTGCTTGTCTTGGCATTCTTCGACCATCTTGTCAACACAAGAGACTTTGGCAGCTCAAGGATGTTAAGAAACACCAGCACTCAAACTATATGCTCACACGGAATTCCAAAAGAATCCATCCTTAAGCATGAACAATTAAATTTCGTCCTTTCATTATCTACAGACACCTCCCATGAACTATTTAGACTTCCATATTTAGATATTGTATAAAGTACAAATGAATCAAATGCCACATCTTGCACAACCTTCATTCTTGCAGCCCTAACAAGCATGCCtcgaaatataaaaaatatctctCGTGTATAGAAATTTGATGTAGACCTTTCCAGAGGTTCTAATGCTGTTTTAAGTACTGGAAGACCAGATATGGAAACATAGTCAGCTTCAACCTCCTTATATCTTAGGTAGGTAAGACACCGCTTAAAATGCTTTATGAAATCAATCAAATTGTATtgagatttaatatattttgcaATAATAGAGTGCAAACCTTCGCATCGAGAAGTTGTCCTAAATCCTGCAAAAAACTTGCCTCAAATATGTGCAGTGGCCCACATATGCCTTTTCTCGTACATGTCAATAATCCAATTCTTTTCAGCTACACCAAACTCCTCAACCATTCCAAACCACTTCTGCTCAAACACACTAATTTCATAATCTCCTAGCATGCACTTCTTAAACATAGATGTAAATTTTGGGTTTCCAACATTACTTGTGGCGTTCCGAATGAGGTGCCAAGCACATAATCTATGATGGGCATTTAGGAATACCGTCTCAATTGCAAATCTCATTGATGGAGCACCATCTGTAATCACAGATACAGGTGCTTTTCCCTTCATGGCTGCCAATAATTGCTGTAATAACCACACGTAGACCTCCTTACTCTCATCGGTAACTAGAGCACTTCCAAATACTACTGTTTGGTTGTGATGATTCACACCGGAAAACACTACTACTGGACACAAGTACTTGTTCTTCTTGTATGTTGCATCAAAGGCAAGCACATCTCCAAATACTTCATAATCTAATTGGCTTCTTCCATCACACTAAAATAAAGCTCGCAATACCCCTTTAGCATCAACTATGTGCTCATAATAGAGGTTTGTATCTTCAAATTTCTGGTTTTTGAGGTATCGCAATGCCGCTCTAGCATCACCCAGGACATGACGCCTTCGCCTAGCAATCTCATTATACATATCCCTTAAGGTATAATTAACATTTTCATAACCACCTGCTTGATTAGCTAACATAGCATAATATGGGGTGTGCTAATGCCTGCATCCTTCATGTTGTTCATTTGACTAGCATCAGCTTCTGCCATTTTTCTATGTGTAGGAAGGAAACCAACTAACCTAGGATCAAGGCAATCATGATTGTGCGATTCAACAAACAAAGCCACATGCCATCTTCCAGTGTAAGCCACAAAACGAACTACAAACCTAGCCAGGCAACCACAACGAGTCTCAGATTTTGGCTCCCTTTCTCTGTTTTCCATATTATAATATTTCTCTGGTCTAAATCCCTCACGAGAGCACACAAACAATTGTTTCACATATTCTCCTTTGCTATTTTTCCAAGTCTTACTTTTTCTAGCACCAAAACCAACAGATTTTGCATAATGGTTATAGAAATCAAATGCTATCTGAAGATTAGGAAAATGAAAATATTCCATCTCATGAGCACCTATGTTCAGAAAATCAACCATGGCAATATTTTCAATATCTTCTATTCGATATAATTCATCCACCTCATGCGAAAAATCATTCCCATCAAACattgcttgaaattcttgctccCCTAAATCCTCAGAATTCACAGCTTCCTGCTCAATTTCATCTTGATACATTCCTTGAAATTCCTCTGTATCATCTGACTCTTCTATCATCTCATCAAAGAATACTCTTTCTTCCATTTTATCATCCACTTCAAGATCCTACTTAGCAATTTTATTTGCAAccgaaaaaatataaaacaaatagtATTCTAATAAATCAAAGTGCAGAGACCACTAACATGAAAATAATAGCACTGTTCtggttctatatttttttttaacttattaaattctaaaataagtAAAATAGAAGAAAGCGTTGAAAATGTAGAAAACAATCTCCCTTATGCTATTAAACTCAATATCGATTAAACaaacaaaaggaagaaaaaacaTCAATGGCCAAGCAGAAAATATCGACAACTATGTACAAGAAACGGatttaaatttatgaaaaaatgaaCATGGAACCATTAATGTGGAAGGAAGAAGAAACTATGtgataaaatataatattcaTGCAATAGAGAGGACTTACCGGTGGTCGCACTTCTCTTGTGCCACTGTTGAAACCGCCATTGCTGCCTCCATTATCAGGTGTGTGCTCCATATGAACCCTAAGAGGTTTCAGAGTTTCTAGTGTTTTgttaaattagtcattaatataattttaattgacCCAACAAAGAAATAGGGATATGATGGTAAATGATTAATATTGGGTTATTCTTGTAATAAATAAGAGATATAGTACTAATGTTATAATAATTGATTAAGGGtgtttttgcaaaaaaaaaatatataattgtgtTAGACAAACATTAAGAGGGACCAAGATAAATGCCACCAAAAAATATCATACAAGTTGTCATTTGGTTATCATTATCCAAGTTATGTTTTGACTTTTAAACTTGACAACTAGAATGTTTTTTGGTTCTTCTAGTATGATGGTGATTATGAaagttaatttatatattattgttgATATTGTCTTTCTTAAATCAAACTTGCAGAATCAATCATTCAAAACATCATCTTCAACTTGTAAAATAACTTAATCTTCAATAGCTTTGTAAAAATATCTACTACTTTCTCTTCTGCAAGGTAAAACTCGATTAATACCTCTTTTTCATTCACCAATTCTCTACTTTTGTCAAATCGACTATCAATATGCTTCAACCTTCCATGGAATACTGGTTTTTGTTTGTATCCCTACTAATCAATTAATTTTATCTTGTAGGGACCAACTTCACCATTGGGCTAACCCTTCATTTGTAAACCCTCTTTACTCCGATCGACTTCTTTTTTGCCGACAAATCTGTAAACTCTCATGTATCATTATTCTCAATGACATGAATCTTGTTGTCTCTAGAGATTTCTTCATAATTTGTTGGCTCACAATCAGAAATAGAACAAAATTGATGATTTCTTCGTTGGATGGATCATTATCATTGCTAACTTCATAATTTTCCAATCTAGAAGGTAGTCTCTGCTCTCTTGAGGTCTTTTAGATGATTCTGGTTATTCGGTTGTGTCTAGTTGtctttcttcatcatcatcatatgtATTTGAAATTACAATCGACTGCTTTTCTGTCTTTGTGTTCCAGTCCCATATGCCTTTCTCATCAAATGTTATGTCTCTGCTGATGATCACTTTCTTTCATTATAGATTATACAACTTCTATAATTTTGAATTTGCGCTATAGCtgataaagatatatttttcgCCTTTGTCGTCTAACTTCTTCCTTAATTAACTGGTCTGATACATGGGCATAagcaatatataaaaaaaactctaaaatgaTGCATGGAAGGTCGCCTTCCACTCCAAACTTCCTTTGAAGTTTTATCAAGCACACTCTTTATTGGAcacatatttaaaatatgaactgTTGTCATAACTGCCTCTGTCCAAAATTTTTTAGACTTTTATTTTTACTtgagcatgcataaaacaatatCCATAATGgttctattttttctttcagcAACTCTATTTTAATTTGTTGATGAGTATATCTAGTTGTTAGTTGGTGTTAAATTCTGTATTACTTAAaataatttgaacatgcaagatATTCTGTTCTTCTATCCAttttgagaattttaattttacaACCACTGTATTTTTCAACAAATGTCTTAAATGTCTTGAAAGCATTACATGCTTTTGATTTTTGCTTCAGAAAATATATCCATAAatactaaaatcatcaataaaagtgataaaaTACCTGTTATCACCATTTTTTGGTACTTCTATAGAACAATAATCTGAATGCATAATTTTAAGTAACCTTCTGGCTCTTCATGACTTTCTTGTAGGGATTGGATCTCtatatttctttttcatttgttaaaaaataagttctttttTTGACAAGTAATTCAGGCTAGAGAAGTGAAAATCCCAAACCGCATATGCACAGCCAACTATCATCGAATATCATAGAACTCATACAAAAGAAACTAATATGTTGAATTTTCAATCGAAACATTCTGTTTAAAGTCATTTTTGCTTTGTCAATGAACCTTCCTTTGTTATCAACTACAGTACAAAATTTATGATAGGTTATCATCTTATATTCCTTCTCAAATAATTGCCCCATATTCAGTAAATTGTAATCAAGTTCAGGAGTATagaaaatattagagatataattcaAAGAACCGTTCTTCAATCTAATTGGTATTCACCATTTTCCTTCAATAGAATTTTTTGTACTATCTCCAAACTTCATTAATGATTTAACCGAATCATCTAGTGAAGAAAATAATTCTTTTCTATTAGACATATGATTACCACATATATGATCTAACTaccatatatttttatctttatcacatgagttactcataaaaaataaagattgagTACCAAGATTTTATCAGAGAGTGATATAGCTATTTTCTCTGAGTCTGAGTTTGAACAAGACTCAGAGGAACcaacaaaaacaagaaaacaaccaaccagaataataaaaaagtaagtaatatttttggatgtattttatcatttttatggtattttttactAATGATTGTTTGCTGTTCAGAATGGTATCCAAAAAGAGGAAGCAGATTGTAGAGGATTCTTCTTCGGAAAGCAAAAATGGATCTGATGATGAGTTAAATTCTGAAATTGTCATTGCATTGcaatattttctatttatatcaaaattttatgtATGAACAGAGTGCTTCTCATTTATTGTCAGAAGTGAAGAATCAGAGCCAATAATTacaaaaatcgaagaaaaaatttcagactTCACCAAAAAAGTATGTGTTACTTTCGGGGGGTATATCATCATCAATTTTGTTGTGTTTGTGTGATTGATACTTCTTTGATTTTCAGGACGCAATCTAGAAAAAGAAAGCACATTGTTGAGGATTCTTCTTCCGAAAAAGAAACTGAATCCGATGATGTGTAAGATACAACTATCTTACtctttttcatcaaaattttatttactaaCTTATTCTTTTGTATTTACTGTCAGAATTGAAGAAATACaacaatttttagaaaatcaaaaaaaaaaaaaacaaatgaaaaggctgcacaagggtatgttgaatttgggtgtatattgttgaTATGTGTAGTGGATGTATGGATAAGATTGATATTAGTATGGATGGAATTGATGTTAGTATAGATGATGTTGAGATTGGACTATGATTGTGCATTTATaagtaatatgtatatatattgaattGATAAATGTTGGGCCGGAGGCCATGAAAAATAGGCCAGAGACCGGAAAAAGGTAAGAACGATGAATGATGCTTGTATAAGTGATGATAGTGATATAATGTTGAATTATGCATAAACGATATTTGATTACAAAGTTATTGTTTTAAAATTGATAGGATTGGATAGTTATGTGTTGAGAAAGGGGTAAAAAGGGTATGGAAGGATTTTGTATGGAATTGGGACATGAATTGGTTTGTTTGGTAATGTTGTAAAGCTTGGAATTTTGGGAAATAAGTTAGGAAGTTGTAAAGAATGGAGGTTTATGATTTTGAATGAAAacttaatttttggctgaaattcgGTGAGCCATAGCTTCCAGAACCCCAATCCTTTCGAAATTTATTTCATTTGAAAATTGGGTCCAtgaagtttatgccgtttgaagaacagatgaaaaatattttaaaatgagaaagttatgcgcGTCAGAAGTTCGGTGTGCAACAATTAAAATTTTGCTGCACTTAGCATTTTTGCCCATTTTGCAGAACTTGCGAACGCGACACTTGCATGAGACGCGGCCAACCTTTCGGGTTTGGCATCTCGTATATGCGAGCAGTGATTTTGAGGAGTTGCGTACGCAAGCAAGGTAAAACAAGCCCTTGCGTACGCGAGCAATGTGCCTGTGTACACGACGCCCCTGTTTTCAGCAAagtgaattttatattttaaaatctcatttttaacacctaaacctctatttttactcttttagccccTAGATCTTAGTAGTATGTCTAGTAATGAGATGAAGCTAGGAAAAGGTAGTCACTTGGGAGTGAAGCAAGTTGCGGAGTAATGAATTATGATTGTGTAGTGGTGATATCGGGCTTGTGAAGTGTTGATCGAACTAATGTAattatgatgatgataataatgaatTTCAATTGAGTTAGAGatgggttgatgatgatgataacgtAAGGTATGATGGTGATTGAATTTGATTGAATTGAATGAGATAGAGGTGACTGGCTAAGAGGCGGTGGCACTAACCACTCGCTCCGGGTATACGTTAAGGAAGTGTAGAGATGTTGAGAATGAATGAACCTGATGATGGTATGAGTGTGTTGGATGTGGGAAAGGCGGTAGGGCGCTAATCCCTTGATTCATTCTCCCGCATTCCTTGTGATTGTGTGGGATGTGGGGAAGGCGGTAAGGCGCTAATCCCTCGATTCATTCCCCCGTATTTCTTGTGATTGTGTTTTGTAGGATacgaggaaggtggtagggcactaatcccccgATGTGTTCCTTCACATTCTTTCTCTCTCTGTCTGCAAGGTGGTAGGACAGTAATACCCCGACCGGTATGGCACAGCCTCactaggagaaggtggtagggcactaatcctcCGATTTATTTTCCCCTGGTGTATGCCTCcaagagaaggtggtagggcactaatcccccccccccccatttTATGCCTCCTGGAGATGCGCAGTCGAGAGACGGTATCCGGGTTATCTACCGAGTGTGTCGGGTTTTGGTAgttaaccgacacatgagctcacagccagtaggatagacatacatcatatgcatatgtttgaattgttagGTTTGCTTAAttgtttggtttgcctaattgtacatGTTTCATGATTATTTGCTAATTGTCTTGCCTTGATTTTGCATTACTTGTCTATATTGTCTGTGTTTGTATAAAGTTGAATTACTTGAGGGATGGTTCGGTTCTTGGATTGTTCGGTTGGAAGGTAGTAAAAGCCTGAAGGATATTGGGTTAGAATTAGAGTCCCCTATGATAGTTTCCaagttatggattagtgagaacttAGGATGGATATAATGAGGTAAGAAGTTTAAGATGCTTAGTGAAGTTATGTTATAGTGCCttatatttatttggcacttttaccgtactgggaacccatggtcgggggttctcattccgtatatattctctatttttcagatgcaggttctGGTGCTCAGCAGTGAGTTGGATTCGTCTGAAAGGCGGCGAAGTTTAATTGAGTTCTGTTTTGTACTTTTAGAATCTCTCTTGTTTATTTTGAAAAATCTTCAATATGATGTACATAAATGTTTAATTTgcaacttgcctatagaggcgaTGATGTATCTTTGAGAGAGATAGGAAATACTGTTGTCAAACTAGATTTAAATTTTGTACCCTAGCCAGCCTAAACTTCgcaggtcgcgactagtggctatttactatatatatatacacgtctTGTCCTTATCTTATTCTTATCACTTTCCAAAACACGTTTTTCCTTTCGTCTGTTATCTATATACGAGAGTGTTTTTCGTTggtgattttattttattcctttttaggCTTCTTGTTTACTAATtctttcattgaaaaaaaaaaacacacacacacacacacacacacacacacacacactctagatatatatatatatatacttacttTTATTCCACCTTGAGTCGTACCACCATAATATCGtcgacttatgactcgagcataaggatctgtatattagggtgttacattatggtatcagagtagttcgtcctcatgagcctgagggatggactgcttatgcttcaatgcatactctgagtctgtacctatgctagttagggtatctagtTGATACGTCTAGCATGAAgttcatgagtgtacctttggtgatttgaagcacttaacttgagatattggggctgatcaccttgatatcgcttATTTGGTGTGGACAGGACCCGAATGGCGTCTCATGGACATGAGCAAGGTACTCGGAGAGGAGTTTCCAAAAATAAACCGATGAGGGGATGCCGAGATAGGAATCTTGGCAGTGATATATGTGAGATCGGTATGTTGATTTTGGATTGTTGAGTGAAATACTTGGAGGTGGGTAGTTGATTTGATGATTTGTTTAGGCTTGAATTGATTAGAACTTGATGATTTAGAGTAGAAGGGGCTTGAAATTGGCGTTGGTATAGTTTGGATTTGGATTAGAATGAAAGTTTGTGAAATTCAACACTTGTGTAGGAAGTGGAGAATGACTAATTTCTAGGCAACTGATATTATAGGTTTTCAACGATTAGGTAATGTGAGTATGGAAATTGAGGAATTGGTTGGTGTTTTACACAGTCGAGAAGAAATTGATATTCAAGAACCCTACGAGGGTAAGAAAGTTTGTAGTCATTGAGAAAGAGCTAAATGAACCTAAGAGTAAAACAAATACGTATGACTTAGGCTTGAATAGGGGATAAGGTGTTAAATTGATGTTGGAGAATAGTAGAATGAATGATAT is a window from the Arachis hypogaea cultivar Tifrunner chromosome 17, arahy.Tifrunner.gnm2.J5K5, whole genome shotgun sequence genome containing:
- the LOC112765552 gene encoding protein FAR1-RELATED SEQUENCE 5-like, which produces MEHTPDNGGSNGGFNSGTREVRPPDLEVDDKMEERVFFDEMIEESDDTEEFQGMYQDEIEQEAVNSEDLGEQEFQAMFDGNDFSHEVDELYRIEDIENIAMVDFLNIGAHEMEYFHFPNLQIAFDFYNHYAKSVGFGARKSKTWKNSKGEYVKQLFVCSREGFRPEKYYNMENREREPKSETRCGCLARFVVRFVAYTGRWHVALFVESHNHDCLDPRLVGFLPTHRKMAEADASQMNNMKDAGISTPHIMLC